A region of Moorena producens PAL-8-15-08-1 DNA encodes the following proteins:
- the sixA gene encoding phosphohistidine phosphatase SixA, with amino-acid sequence MELYLIRHGIAAERGTYKNDRERPLTKIGHEKTSKVAKELQKRGLNFDLILTSPLVRAKETAAILQDVGLGSLVEESESLAPEGDIHQWLSWLQQRWRKTDAQRRLALVGHQPDLANWAEMLVWGVSDQKLVLKKAGVIGLKLPNTGKPFGRSELFLLTSPKWLL; translated from the coding sequence ATGGAACTGTACTTAATTCGCCACGGTATTGCTGCTGAGCGAGGCACCTACAAAAACGATCGAGAGCGGCCACTGACCAAAATTGGCCATGAAAAAACTAGTAAAGTAGCAAAGGAGCTCCAGAAACGAGGGCTAAACTTTGACCTAATCTTGACTAGTCCATTGGTCAGAGCTAAGGAAACCGCTGCTATCCTCCAAGATGTTGGTTTAGGCTCATTGGTTGAAGAGTCGGAGAGTCTCGCTCCTGAGGGTGACATTCACCAATGGCTCAGCTGGCTACAGCAGAGGTGGCGAAAGACTGATGCTCAAAGACGTTTGGCTCTAGTTGGTCATCAACCGGATTTAGCGAATTGGGCGGAAATGTTGGTGTGGGGAGTATCCGATCAAAAACTAGTGCTAAAAAAAGCTGGAGTAATTGGGTTAAAGCTTCCTAATACTGGGAAGCCCTTCGGTCGCAGTGAGCTATTCTTGCTGACCTCACCTAAATGGTTACTATAG
- a CDS encoding DHH family phosphoesterase produces the protein MTNNLLNSGASSLDSEQVDAKAQPSSTQDVNSSVGNSQAKRRQSATSASRIHSKVQQLQETLERHQNERQLIILQDFPDPDALSSAWAYQLIAQEYNIPCDIVYAGTLSHQENIALVKLTGLPTKRWSVETTKNQDLSLYQGYVLIDNQGTTTQLLPIVTEANIPLIAIFDHHSSQGELKAEFIDLRPQARATATLLTHYLQAGLLQLDSSITEHIKCATALMHGLRSDTNMLMQAQEEDFLAAGYLSRFYDTQLLNAILKTSRSRRVMDVIERSLKYRIVQDNFSMAGVGYLRYEDRDAIPQAADFLVTEENVHTAVVYGIVYDEDQELEVVIGSLRTNKLTLDPDEFIKEAFGQDSHGRFFGGGRMMAGGFEIPTGFLSSFNDKSEYAKLKWEVFDTQVKQKLLRLVNPQDTVI, from the coding sequence ATGACTAACAATTTACTTAACAGTGGTGCATCTAGCTTAGATTCAGAACAGGTTGATGCGAAAGCGCAACCGTCATCTACTCAAGATGTAAATTCTTCCGTGGGAAATTCCCAAGCAAAAAGGCGGCAGTCGGCTACATCAGCTTCAAGAATACATTCAAAAGTACAACAGTTGCAGGAGACTCTAGAACGCCATCAAAATGAGCGGCAACTGATCATCCTACAAGATTTCCCTGACCCAGATGCTCTTTCTAGCGCTTGGGCTTACCAGCTGATTGCCCAGGAGTATAATATCCCATGCGATATTGTCTATGCTGGTACCCTCTCTCACCAGGAAAACATTGCCCTGGTTAAGCTGACTGGTTTACCAACCAAACGCTGGAGTGTGGAGACCACAAAAAATCAAGATTTATCCCTGTATCAGGGCTATGTGCTGATTGATAATCAGGGTACAACCACCCAGCTGTTACCGATTGTTACCGAGGCGAATATTCCTCTAATTGCAATCTTTGATCATCACAGTAGTCAAGGGGAGTTGAAAGCAGAATTTATTGACCTTCGTCCTCAAGCAAGAGCCACCGCGACGCTATTAACCCATTACCTTCAGGCTGGGTTACTACAGCTTGATAGTAGCATTACTGAACATATCAAATGTGCTACAGCCTTGATGCATGGTCTGCGCTCTGATACTAATATGCTGATGCAGGCTCAGGAAGAGGATTTCTTGGCAGCTGGATATCTCAGCCGCTTCTATGACACTCAACTCCTTAACGCTATACTCAAGACATCCCGATCTCGTCGAGTCATGGATGTGATTGAGCGATCGCTTAAATATCGCATTGTCCAAGATAACTTCTCTATGGCTGGTGTCGGCTATCTTCGCTATGAAGACCGGGATGCTATTCCCCAAGCTGCTGACTTTTTAGTTACTGAAGAAAATGTTCACACTGCTGTAGTTTACGGGATTGTTTACGATGAAGACCAAGAATTAGAAGTGGTGATTGGTTCCTTGAGAACCAATAAGTTAACCCTCGACCCTGATGAATTTATCAAAGAAGCTTTCGGTCAAGACAGTCATGGGCGTTTCTTTGGTGGTGGACGCATGATGGCTGGTGGCTTTGAAATTCCGACGGGATTCTTGAGTAGTTTTAATGACAAATCCGAGTATGCCAAGCTCAAGTGGGAGGTGTTTGATACCCAAGTCAAGCAAAAACTACTGCGGTTAGTTAATCCCCAGGATACGGTGATCTAG
- a CDS encoding HNH endonuclease, giving the protein MGKVLVLNASYEPLNITNWRRAVVLLIKGKAERIEHNGKYVYADFPLPTVIRLRHYVRVPYKEIPLTRRNILHRDGHSCQYCGYSGDDLTLDHVIPRSRHGGESWENIVTACVRCNVKKGNRTPKEANMMLQTQPRRPYSSLHFEIAKHLKTGRHQEWRKYVIGA; this is encoded by the coding sequence ATGGGTAAGGTTCTGGTGTTAAACGCCTCCTATGAGCCGCTCAACATAACCAACTGGCGACGGGCAGTTGTCTTGTTGATCAAGGGTAAGGCAGAGCGTATCGAACATAACGGCAAATACGTTTACGCAGATTTTCCACTGCCTACAGTGATTAGACTGCGCCATTACGTCCGGGTACCCTACAAAGAGATTCCCCTTACCCGTCGTAACATCCTGCACCGTGATGGTCACTCTTGTCAATACTGCGGCTACAGCGGTGATGACTTAACGTTAGATCATGTAATTCCTCGTTCTCGCCATGGAGGTGAGTCCTGGGAAAATATTGTTACAGCTTGCGTGCGCTGCAACGTCAAAAAAGGGAATCGCACCCCTAAAGAAGCCAACATGATGTTGCAAACCCAACCCCGGAGACCTTATAGTAGTCTCCACTTTGAAATTGCTAAACACTTAAAAACTGGACGGCATCAGGAGTGGCGGAAGTATGTGATTGGTGCCTAG
- a CDS encoding IS607 family transposase gives MALIPIRKAVELTGLSANTLRKYADNGTLKCERTPGGTRLFDSTDLLRFGKAPRSNRPRCYTVCYCRVSSTKQRDDLARQVAYLHSLFPEAEIIKDIGSGLNYKRKGLRTILERIVCGDKLTIVVACRDRLTRFGFELIEYLVRSYRKSSAAFIVGKLCSIGSWFCSKAALL, from the coding sequence ATGGCACTCATACCCATCCGTAAGGCGGTCGAACTTACAGGACTCTCTGCGAACACATTAAGGAAGTACGCAGATAATGGCACTCTCAAATGCGAGCGAACCCCTGGGGGAACTAGACTCTTTGACTCAACAGATCTTCTCCGTTTTGGAAAAGCTCCAAGGTCTAACAGACCCCGTTGTTACACCGTCTGTTATTGCCGAGTCAGTAGTACCAAACAGCGAGACGATCTGGCTCGCCAAGTCGCCTATCTGCACTCCCTCTTCCCAGAAGCAGAAATCATCAAAGACATCGGTTCCGGCCTCAACTACAAAAGGAAAGGGCTTAGAACCATACTGGAGCGAATTGTCTGCGGAGATAAGCTCACGATTGTTGTTGCCTGTAGAGACCGACTTACCCGATTCGGGTTTGAACTCATTGAGTACTTGGTTAGAAGTTACCGTAAGAGTAGTGCAGCCTTTATAGTTGGTAAATTATGCAGCATAGGGTCTTGGTTTTGTAGTAAGGCTGCACTACTCTAA
- a CDS encoding RNA-guided endonuclease InsQ/TnpB family protein, whose amino-acid sequence MEKSWFSTSLRAVPNPNLQQIFSPSFTCSPAGFTDSGNTVKKSKKIRLFLSREQRTLVRKWFGVSRHVFNKTVKILQNGEVKANWKAIKTGILNDLPEWCKEVPYQIKSIAIKDACTAVREAKKKYKKTSQINKVRFRSRKNPVQSCYIPKSAVSEAGIYHTKLGELTYSEGLPPEVCDCRLTSNNGDYYLVVPHKVAVSHTENQGRVVALDPGVRTFITFFSETSVGKIGHGDFSRIQRLCQHLDNLLSKISKAKSGQKRRMRKATRRMFVKVQNLINELHHKTAKFLVDNFDVILLPTFETYQMSKKGNRKIRSKTVRNMLTFAHYRFKEFLKHKAQETGKVVVDVCEAYTSKTVSWTGELINIGGSKIIRSKVDGKVMDRDINGARGIFLRALGDTPWLREQLALVG is encoded by the coding sequence GTGGAAAAATCCTGGTTCTCGACCAGCCTGAGAGCTGTCCCGAATCCGAACTTACAGCAGATCTTCTCTCCATCATTCACGTGTTCTCCTGCCGGGTTCACGGACTCAGGAAATACGGTCAAAAAATCAAAGAAGATTCGTCTGTTCCTAAGTCGTGAGCAGCGTACGCTTGTCCGTAAATGGTTCGGAGTGTCCCGTCATGTTTTCAATAAGACAGTTAAAATACTCCAGAATGGCGAAGTAAAGGCAAACTGGAAAGCCATTAAAACTGGAATATTAAACGACCTTCCCGAGTGGTGCAAGGAAGTCCCTTATCAAATTAAATCGATAGCGATAAAGGATGCTTGCACTGCTGTTAGGGAGGCGAAGAAGAAATACAAGAAGACATCACAAATAAACAAAGTAAGATTTAGATCCAGAAAAAACCCTGTTCAGTCTTGTTATATCCCAAAGTCAGCAGTTTCAGAAGCGGGGATATATCACACAAAACTAGGGGAACTAACTTACTCTGAGGGCTTACCCCCGGAAGTTTGCGATTGCAGACTAACCAGTAATAATGGGGATTACTATCTGGTAGTCCCCCATAAAGTAGCTGTATCACATACCGAGAACCAAGGTAGAGTAGTTGCTTTAGACCCTGGAGTCAGAACTTTCATTACTTTTTTTAGTGAGACATCTGTAGGAAAGATTGGGCACGGAGACTTTTCGCGCATCCAACGATTATGTCAACACCTAGACAATTTGCTGTCTAAGATCAGTAAAGCAAAGAGTGGACAAAAACGTCGGATGAGAAAAGCCACCAGACGAATGTTCGTCAAGGTTCAAAACCTAATAAACGAACTTCACCACAAAACAGCTAAGTTCTTGGTCGATAACTTCGACGTAATCCTGCTCCCCACCTTTGAGACATATCAAATGTCAAAAAAAGGGAACAGAAAAATTAGGTCTAAAACTGTTCGTAATATGCTCACCTTTGCTCATTACCGTTTCAAGGAGTTCCTAAAACATAAAGCCCAGGAAACGGGGAAAGTAGTGGTAGATGTCTGTGAAGCTTACACCAGTAAAACTGTTAGCTGGACAGGCGAACTGATAAACATAGGTGGAAGCAAGATCATAAGGTCAAAGGTTGATGGCAAAGTCATGGACAGAGACATCAACGGCGCTCGTGGAATATTTCTGCGAGCCCTGGGAGATACCCCCTGGTTGCGAGAGCAACTTGCATTAGTGGGCTAA
- a CDS encoding adenylate/guanylate cyclase domain-containing protein, whose protein sequence is MNISSVTQTNHHSSSRKITLTESYNKIGYKGVIVIVDDSPTNLGVMFELLSNSGFKVLVAQDGYSALEKVNYAQPDLILLDIMMPGIDGFETCRRLKAQESTRDIPVIFMTARTDTLDKVKGFRLGAVDYLTKPVQQEEVRARVNTHLKIGRLQKQLQAQNFQLQKEIKQKQEAEHKYRSIFENATEGIFQVTPKGKFITANPALASILGYQSPEQLINQVTDIGKELYLAPRRRDDILALIHKEETLSEVESEVYRKDGMVIWISENIRAVRDNFGDLLYYEGTVSDITERKKAEDELRRAQTQGERLLLNILPEPVAEQLKKGERTLAESFEDVTVLFADLVDFTKLSTQTSPTELVEILNVIFSEFDQLAEEHGVEKIKTIGDAYMAVAGLPKACKYHADAIAKMALDMQKLIAQYNAQTNQNFRLRIGINSGPVVAGVIGIKKFSYDLWGDTVNMASRMESQGIPGGIQLTVTTYEKLKDKYRFEQREPFEVKGKGKMTTYLLTGPKAMGNG, encoded by the coding sequence ATGAATATTTCCTCAGTAACTCAAACTAATCATCATTCCTCTTCCCGGAAAATTACCCTAACTGAGAGCTATAACAAAATTGGCTATAAAGGTGTAATTGTGATTGTTGATGATAGTCCGACTAATTTAGGGGTGATGTTTGAGTTGTTGAGCAATTCTGGATTTAAAGTCTTAGTCGCTCAAGATGGCTATAGTGCGCTCGAAAAAGTAAACTATGCTCAACCGGATCTAATATTACTGGATATTATGATGCCCGGAATTGATGGGTTTGAAACTTGCCGTCGCTTGAAAGCTCAAGAGTCAACTAGAGACATCCCAGTTATTTTTATGACGGCTCGTACTGATACTCTCGACAAAGTTAAAGGTTTCAGGCTCGGTGCAGTAGATTATCTCACTAAACCAGTGCAGCAGGAAGAAGTAAGAGCGAGAGTAAACACTCACTTGAAAATCGGGCGTTTACAAAAGCAACTACAAGCACAAAATTTTCAGCTCCAAAAGGAAATCAAGCAGAAACAAGAAGCTGAGCATAAATATCGCAGTATCTTTGAAAATGCCACTGAAGGCATTTTTCAAGTTACACCAAAAGGAAAATTTATCACCGCTAATCCAGCCCTAGCAAGTATTTTGGGCTATCAGTCGCCAGAACAACTGATTAATCAAGTCACGGATATTGGGAAAGAACTCTACCTCGCACCGAGGCGTCGTGACGATATATTAGCCCTAATCCACAAAGAAGAAACATTATCAGAGGTTGAGTCCGAGGTCTATCGGAAAGATGGTATGGTAATTTGGATTTCGGAAAATATACGAGCAGTCAGAGACAATTTTGGAGATTTACTCTACTACGAAGGCACAGTTAGCGACATTACAGAGCGTAAAAAAGCTGAAGATGAACTTCGTCGTGCCCAAACCCAAGGTGAGCGTTTGCTGCTTAATATCTTGCCCGAACCGGTCGCAGAACAGTTAAAAAAAGGAGAACGTACTCTGGCAGAAAGTTTTGAAGATGTAACTGTTTTGTTTGCTGATTTAGTTGACTTTACCAAACTCTCAACCCAAACCTCTCCCACCGAACTGGTCGAAATTCTCAATGTAATTTTCTCAGAGTTTGACCAACTAGCTGAGGAGCATGGTGTCGAAAAAATTAAGACGATTGGTGATGCTTATATGGCTGTTGCCGGTCTGCCAAAAGCCTGCAAGTATCATGCGGATGCGATCGCTAAAATGGCATTGGATATGCAAAAATTAATTGCCCAGTACAATGCTCAAACGAATCAGAATTTCCGTCTCAGGATTGGCATCAACAGTGGACCAGTGGTGGCTGGGGTAATTGGAATCAAAAAATTCAGCTATGATTTGTGGGGTGATACCGTAAATATGGCTAGCCGTATGGAATCTCAGGGTATACCAGGTGGGATTCAGCTTACAGTTACTACCTATGAGAAATTAAAAGATAAGTACCGGTTTGAGCAACGGGAACCGTTTGAAGTCAAAGGCAAAGGTAAAATGACTACTTATCTGCTCACAGGTCCTAAAGCAATGGGTAATGGGTAA
- a CDS encoding PAS domain S-box protein → MIFIAKGFWQHSTNVGLLTLVYLGLANLVHGWIGGNTLVPPVWSPAGITQATVLLLREHLWWLPEHQGVLPSVSWGEFFWTVSPQRFWPVSGITALGYILSVFLSIGLARLWQLRPSLERRRDVLGFLGVSMLATLIAPTVTLTNLHLSGEFDGRNFGGMWWQWWLGDLMVVLVVVPVFLVWCYLVKELKVGKLFAFGLWPRFRRRRRCANANAQRRLCRKRGQLAKVEKVEESSQTNLQLSNQQPSTPQASIKIKQFILAAIWLISLLTVSWGVFGSDIAPEMATYPLAWLTFPWLIWAALQFGQRLTSLGCLMVSSIAIVGTSLGTGPFVASTGDLSEALPLLQVFMILMATIALFLAATTSERNAAAELLRLSEAKYRSIFENALEGICQTTPDGHYISANPSLARIYGYQSSAELVASVTDIAHQLYVDPQRRADLLLQLQEDGVVSGFEAQIYQKDGAIIWISKNVRAIHDSSKFLLYYEATVEDITERKQAQEALRHQNERLEHQFQERTATLRQLNRQLIAEVLEHKRIEDALRESEERFALAIQANTNGLFEINLKTYDHYYSPQFLSLIGYPLDQDGPTINELLALIHIEDIDEVKAILDNLCAGRSSQRCSAVLGETPMSDCIKKWKQKFRLLRTDGSISWILSTGLVIKDHNGEVVRLVGTFTDITDSQRVKALLAGQNRILEMITQWEKLPDVLDRLARLIEEQLPKIRCAFLLVDKNGVNLHHTAAPSLPESYIQAIDGMVIGPYMACCGTAAYWREPVMVKDIATHPLCRNIRDFALSHNLRGCWSIPILSTQGTVLGTFTIYYTEPHTPNPEEQELADKATQLARIAIERSVAQDDVLRTNAMLKAQQEAAIDGILVVDENFRVVSYNHRFCDLWQTPEQLFQANDIKELLKQLSSQLKHPEEFLAQVDYLQAHPKTTNYDELLMKDERIFDFYSAPVLTSGGDYYGRIFCNRDITERKLSEAKLRQAEQKYRKLVESAGDAILMADAETGIILEANQMAEQMLGRGRDEIIGLHQSQIIPRERFKAYSQIFQQHVEAGGVFQVELELLHQVGTTVPVEVSATTLELQGKTVVQGIFRDISDRKQAEQALKQAKVDAEVANRAKSEFLANMSHELRTPLNGILGYAQILQEEPQLSATHKEQLSIIQQSGQHLLTLLNDILDLSKIEARKMELDVRDFQFPKFLEGIVEIVVISAKQKNISFRYEFLSPLPEFVKGDEIRLRQVLMNLLGNAVKFTDTGEVTFKVGYLGCSELNVDRFNLVRVSAGSAEGHAFAVGDAEAWPKGQGCQDNLPYGNAQGEQPKNRQALTEKQGTQKMRFVIADTGIGIPPKQLAEIFLPFHQVGNTDRQVNGTGLGLSISKRLAELMGSELKVKSTVGQGSIFWLDLDLPEVSEEQQGGQGILESTKEEKAEDVMPVAPSPDQISVLYELAIMGDIRGIQEEANLIEQLDDKFIPFSQKLRQLSKGFKERQILEFVRKYMDTKDREAHRIKSKDLKTPDKVSKK, encoded by the coding sequence ATGATTTTCATTGCAAAAGGATTCTGGCAACACTCAACCAATGTAGGTTTACTGACTTTGGTTTACCTTGGGCTGGCAAACTTAGTCCATGGATGGATTGGAGGTAATACATTAGTACCACCAGTTTGGTCTCCCGCAGGCATTACCCAAGCAACCGTATTACTACTAAGGGAGCATCTTTGGTGGTTACCCGAACACCAAGGAGTTTTGCCATCGGTTTCTTGGGGAGAATTTTTCTGGACTGTCTCGCCTCAGAGGTTCTGGCCAGTTTCTGGGATAACTGCTTTAGGGTATATCTTGTCAGTATTCCTCTCGATAGGATTAGCACGGTTGTGGCAGCTTCGTCCTTCCCTAGAACGGCGACGAGATGTATTGGGGTTCCTAGGGGTGTCGATGCTTGCCACACTAATCGCTCCGACTGTCACTCTAACTAACTTACACCTGAGTGGTGAATTTGATGGTAGGAATTTCGGCGGGATGTGGTGGCAATGGTGGTTAGGGGACTTAATGGTGGTTTTAGTCGTAGTACCAGTGTTTTTAGTGTGGTGCTACCTAGTGAAGGAGTTGAAGGTTGGCAAGTTGTTCGCGTTTGGCCTTTGGCCACGCTTTCGCCGTAGGCGACGCTGTGCGAACGCGAACGCGCAGCGTCGGCTTTGCCGAAAGCGTGGCCAATTGGCCAAGGTTGAGAAAGTTGAAGAGTCAAGCCAAACTAACCTGCAACTGTCTAACCAACAACCGTCAACCCCTCAAGCAAGCATAAAGATAAAACAATTTATTTTGGCAGCTATCTGGCTGATTTCACTCTTGACAGTCAGTTGGGGAGTGTTTGGGTCGGACATTGCGCCAGAAATGGCAACCTATCCCCTTGCCTGGTTGACATTTCCCTGGCTGATTTGGGCTGCCCTCCAATTTGGTCAACGCCTCACCAGCCTAGGTTGCTTGATGGTATCGAGCATTGCCATTGTAGGAACCAGTTTGGGTACCGGACCGTTTGTTGCCAGCACCGGGGACTTGAGCGAAGCACTTCCCCTGCTACAGGTTTTTATGATACTGATGGCAACAATCGCTTTATTCTTGGCAGCAACTACATCAGAACGAAATGCGGCGGCAGAATTGTTGCGCTTAAGCGAAGCCAAATACCGCAGCATCTTCGAGAATGCTCTGGAGGGCATTTGTCAGACCACACCTGACGGACACTATATCAGTGCTAACCCGTCACTAGCGAGAATATATGGCTATCAATCATCAGCAGAACTCGTAGCAAGTGTTACCGATATTGCCCACCAACTTTATGTTGATCCTCAACGACGGGCAGATTTGCTTCTACAGCTACAGGAAGATGGTGTTGTTTCAGGGTTTGAAGCACAGATTTATCAAAAAGATGGTGCTATAATCTGGATCTCCAAAAACGTGCGGGCTATCCATGATAGTAGTAAATTTCTACTCTACTACGAAGCTACAGTTGAGGATATCACAGAGCGTAAGCAAGCTCAAGAGGCACTTCGTCACCAGAATGAACGGCTGGAACATCAATTTCAAGAGCGAACAGCTACCCTGAGGCAGCTCAATCGACAATTAATCGCAGAGGTTCTTGAACATAAGCGCATTGAGGATGCCCTTAGGGAGAGTGAGGAACGGTTTGCTCTGGCTATTCAAGCCAACACCAACGGACTCTTTGAAATCAACCTGAAAACCTATGATCATTACTACTCGCCCCAATTTCTCAGCCTGATTGGCTACCCATTAGATCAAGATGGACCGACCATTAATGAATTACTGGCACTGATTCATATTGAGGATATTGATGAGGTGAAAGCCATCCTAGATAACCTATGTGCTGGACGAAGTTCTCAGCGATGCAGCGCGGTCTTGGGGGAAACCCCCATGAGCGACTGCATCAAGAAGTGGAAACAAAAGTTTCGTCTGCTGCGCACAGATGGCTCAATTTCCTGGATTCTCTCGACTGGCCTGGTGATCAAAGATCATAACGGTGAAGTGGTTCGTCTAGTTGGTACCTTTACTGACATTACTGATAGCCAGAGAGTTAAAGCCTTATTAGCTGGACAAAATCGTATCCTGGAAATGATTACCCAGTGGGAGAAGTTGCCAGATGTACTAGACCGACTAGCTCGGTTGATTGAGGAGCAATTGCCCAAGATTAGGTGTGCTTTCTTGCTGGTGGACAAAAATGGGGTTAATCTGCATCATACTGCCGCCCCCAGCCTTCCAGAATCCTACATTCAGGCAATTGATGGTATGGTGATTGGTCCATATATGGCTTGCTGTGGCACTGCCGCCTATTGGCGAGAACCGGTCATGGTTAAGGATATTGCTACTCATCCCCTGTGTCGAAATATAAGGGATTTTGCACTCTCCCACAATCTCAGAGGGTGTTGGTCTATCCCCATTTTGTCCACTCAAGGGACGGTGCTAGGCACCTTCACAATCTATTACACTGAACCTCATACCCCAAACCCCGAAGAGCAAGAACTGGCGGATAAGGCCACCCAACTAGCTAGAATTGCCATTGAGCGCTCTGTGGCACAGGATGATGTGCTCCGTACAAATGCCATGCTAAAAGCACAACAAGAAGCTGCCATTGATGGAATTTTAGTGGTTGATGAAAATTTTAGGGTGGTTTCGTACAACCACCGTTTCTGTGACTTGTGGCAGACTCCAGAACAGTTGTTTCAAGCCAATGATATTAAAGAATTGCTCAAGCAGCTGAGTTCTCAACTGAAGCATCCCGAAGAATTTCTGGCTCAGGTGGACTATCTCCAGGCTCATCCCAAAACAACGAACTACGATGAACTGTTGATGAAAGATGAGCGTATTTTTGACTTTTATTCAGCACCAGTGCTTACCAGTGGTGGGGATTACTATGGTAGAATCTTCTGCAACCGAGATATCACTGAACGCAAGCTATCAGAGGCAAAACTACGGCAGGCGGAACAGAAGTATCGCAAGTTAGTTGAGTCAGCTGGTGATGCCATTCTGATGGCAGATGCGGAAACCGGAATCATCCTGGAAGCCAATCAGATGGCGGAACAGATGCTCGGTCGTGGCAGAGATGAAATTATTGGGTTGCATCAGAGTCAGATTATTCCACGAGAACGATTCAAAGCCTACTCCCAAATTTTCCAGCAACATGTGGAGGCAGGGGGTGTATTTCAAGTAGAACTAGAATTGCTGCATCAAGTTGGTACAACCGTGCCTGTAGAAGTTAGTGCGACTACTTTGGAGCTGCAAGGCAAGACAGTTGTGCAGGGAATTTTTCGAGACATTAGCGATCGCAAACAGGCAGAACAGGCGTTGAAGCAGGCTAAAGTTGACGCGGAAGTAGCCAATCGGGCTAAAAGTGAATTTTTAGCCAACATGAGCCATGAATTACGTACCCCCCTTAACGGCATTTTAGGTTATGCCCAAATCCTCCAAGAGGAACCACAACTGAGCGCTACGCACAAAGAGCAGCTCAGTATTATTCAGCAAAGTGGTCAGCATCTGTTAACCCTACTCAATGACATCCTGGATCTATCAAAAATCGAAGCCAGAAAAATGGAACTTGATGTCAGAGATTTTCAGTTTCCCAAGTTTCTCGAAGGTATTGTGGAAATTGTGGTGATCAGTGCTAAACAAAAAAACATTTCATTCCGTTACGAATTCCTTTCGCCTCTGCCTGAATTTGTCAAGGGTGATGAAATAAGACTGCGACAAGTTCTGATGAACCTTTTGGGAAATGCTGTCAAATTTACAGATACTGGTGAGGTAACGTTTAAAGTTGGTTATTTGGGGTGTTCAGAGTTGAACGTTGATCGGTTTAACCTTGTTCGCGTTAGCGCAGGGTCGGCCGAAGGCCACGCTTTCGCCGTAGGCGACGCTGAAGCGTGGCCGAAAGGCCAAGGTTGTCAAGACAACCTACCCTACGGTAACGCCCAAGGCGAACAACCTAAAAACCGTCAAGCTTTAACCGAAAAGCAAGGTACTCAAAAAATGCGCTTTGTGATAGCAGACACTGGCATTGGTATCCCACCAAAACAACTAGCAGAAATATTTTTGCCATTCCATCAAGTGGGCAATACTGACCGTCAGGTTAATGGTACAGGCTTAGGACTATCGATTAGTAAACGTTTAGCGGAATTAATGGGTAGTGAATTAAAGGTGAAAAGCACTGTCGGTCAAGGTAGTATTTTTTGGCTAGATTTAGATTTGCCAGAGGTTTCCGAGGAACAACAAGGAGGACAAGGAATTCTAGAATCCACTAAGGAAGAGAAAGCTGAAGACGTTATGCCTGTAGCTCCATCGCCAGATCAAATATCCGTTCTGTATGAACTAGCAATTATGGGTGATATTCGAGGCATCCAAGAGGAAGCTAATTTGATTGAACAGTTGGATGATAAATTCATTCCATTTTCTCAAAAGTTGCGTCAATTATCAAAAGGGTTTAAAGAAAGACAAATTCTGGAATTTGTTCGGAAGTACATGGATACAAAAGACCGCGAAGCTCATCGAATAAAATCAAAGGATTTAAAAACTCCAGATAAAGTTAGTAAAAAATAA